A genomic stretch from Maniola hyperantus chromosome 22, iAphHyp1.2, whole genome shotgun sequence includes:
- the LOC117992660 gene encoding leucine-rich repeat and immunoglobulin-like domain-containing nogo receptor-interacting protein 3, with translation MQWLHKILTLAIICAAVEASVCPATCECTRARLACSRAALPDNKLTRAVLANYGPSLREIIWTDSNITSIEMNVFDGLYDVEYIDLSRNEMTRTEHGLFARLSRLKHLNLSRNHIDDIPRFTFADLSNLEVLDISHNKLRVLPFQVFGPMIRLQYLDISYNKLATFLDYYFKPNRQLKTLFLNNNSLVKITSNALVNLEELETLDISSNKLDHIHKSLFDNLEQLRALNLSHNNFTNISQDAFKNLNKLKSLHIGGNRLTVMPSTLFQHNENLITLYLDHTQIVVLQNTNFKGLHNLQRLYIRNNSKLNEIEPFVFLDTPALTHLDISANALTYLPLSLKDLDNLKELRIGANPWSCDCRMAWFGSWVEKRKEIVKSDLSCGLTYPNDMLPVVNNAGCRPPVLIYSSPLSLHRLQTDAQLQCIFDGNTLPSITWITPTRDVYHWNPEQNEPGIFHKHGIAHDQYYRPIDYSKSRVQLHKDGSLIVRDIHRQDSGTYICLASNPSGNLTAEVILNIDPMTMFEIKMYSLLCGAICAAAFLGLTLLVQVLRHIFVRFRLLETCCSCCSCVNRDAPRTRQIYHMLDNIEQYKRLQLEKLRENYAVQVHRIKENCTQQMDWIQGSYSTQSAHLRNIRDIGSNHLTAMKDQYHDQVKRVRDYSTSQLNWVRENYVFQRNKIRKFSAHQILRLRESYKYQQQTLNKVLENLPSLYFENCRSGSCGRSDSMAFDPDVEVIDMYLKTKIEKLARLPNPDDESKISIYYTPTERSVNSRRNSPVTIPDGIHINIIERSGPPKLLAMIKPLQPDPPPTVEIHTPISGSQSPSRTKHKYKEEAKPSSEPLLGHREERQARRKLNLAASVSSPELYREVERDETMVADRDKTRVLLAVELAQPECQLRHTAGQLVCGECAGLCENTPL, from the exons ATGCAGTGGCTGCACAAAATATTGACGCTGGCAATAATTTGCGCAGCTGTGGAGGCGTCCGTGTGCCCCGCCACGTGCGAGTGCACGCGCGCGCGCCTGGCGTGCTCCCGCGCTGCGCTCCCGGACAACAAGCTCACCCGGGCCGTCCTGGCCAACTATGGACCCTCCCTTCGAGAGATCATTTGGACCGACTCGAACATAACCTCGATAGAGATGAACGTATTCGACGGGCTCTACGACGTCGAATACATCGATCTGAGCAGGAACGAAATGACGAGAACCGAACATGGCCTGTTTGCCAGACTGAGTCGATTAAAACATTTGAACCTGTCCAGGAACCACATCGACGACATACCGCGATTCACTTTCGCCGATCTCTCGAACCTAGAGGTCCTGGACATCTCTCACAACAAGCTACGAGTGCTACCATTCCAGGTCTTCGGGCCGATGATTAGATTACAGTATTTGGATATTTCTTACAATAAACTTGCAACTTTCTTAGATTACTATTTTAAACCTAATCGCCAACTGAAAACACTGTTCCTAAACAATAATAGCCTAGTCAAAATTACTTCTAACGCTCTAGTCAACCTCGAGGAGTTGGAGACGCTCGATATATCTAGCAACAAATTAGATCATATACACAAATCTCTGTTCGATAACCTGGAGCAGCTGCGGGCTCTCAATCTGAGCCACAACAATTTTACAAACATATCACAAGatgcttttaaaaatctcaataaattaaaatcgcTGCATATAGGCGGAAACAGACTGACGGTGATGCCCTCGACGCTCTTCCAACATAACGAAAACTTGATAACGCTCTACCTCGATCACACTCAAATAGTCGTTTTACAGAATACTAATTTTAAAGGATTACACAATTTGCAACGACTTTATATAAGAAACAATAGCAAGCTGAATGAAATAGAGCCGTTCGTGTTCCTCGACACGCCAGCACTGACACATTTGGATATAAGTGCGAACGCATTGACGTATTTGCCACTGTCTTTGAAGGATCTAGATAATTTGAAGGAGCTAAGAATAGGCGCCAACCCTTGGTCGTGCGATTGTCGAATGGCGTGGTTCGGCAGTTGGGTGGAGAAGCGAAAGGAAATAGTCAAATCAGATTTAAGTTGTGGATTGACGTATCCTAACGACATGTTGCCTGTCGTGAACAACGCCGGTTGCAGGCCTCCTGTTTTGATCTACAGTAGCCCCTTGAGTCTGCACAGACTGCAAACCGATGCCCAACTTCAATGTATATTCGACGGCAACACATTGCCATCCATAACGTGGATCACTCCGACGAGAGACGTGTACCACTGGAACCCGGAGCAGAATGAACCGGGCATATTTCACAAGCACGGAATTGCGCACGATCAGTATTATCGCCCTATAGATTACAGCAAATCACGAGTGCAACTTCACAAAGACGGATCTCTAATCGTAAGAGACATTCATAGGCAGGACAGTGGAACTTATATATGCCTAGCCTCAAACCCTTCGGGTAACTTGACCGCCGAAGTCATCCTCAACATAGATCCGATGACTATGTTCGAAATAAAGATGTACAGTTTGCTTTGTGGTGCTATTTGTGCAGCAGCATTTCTCGGCCTGACGCTACTAGTGCAGGTTCTACGTCACATATTTGTCAG ATTTCGCCTCTTAGAGACATGCTGCAGTTGCTGCTCGTGTGTCAATCGAGACGCTCCTCGAACTAGACAAATCTATCACATGCTCGACAATATCGAACAGTATAAAAGGCTGCAATTAGAAAAACTAAGAGAGAATTACGCAGTTCAG GTTCATCGAATCAAAGAGAACTGCACCCAACAGATGGACTGGATTCAGGGCAGTTACTCGACGCAAAGTGCTCACTTACGCAATATTAGAGACATCGGCTCAAACCATTTGACTGCTATGAAGGATCAATATCATGATCAG GTGAAACGCGTCCGCGACTACTCCACTTCACAACTGAACTGGGTGCGAGAAAACTACGTGTTCCAACGAAACAAGATAAGAAAATTTAGCGCTCACCAGATACTGAGATTGCGCGAGTCTTACAAATACCAGCAGCAGACTTTGAACAAAGTGCTGGAGAATCTGCCGAGTCTGTACTTCGAGAACTGTCGCAGTGGCTCCTGCGGGCGGAGCGACTCCATGGCTTTCGATCCTGACGTCGAAGTTATAGACATGTACCTCAAGACGAAAATCGAGAAGCTGGCCAGACTGCCCAATCCAGACGACGAGAGCAAGATATCGATATACTACACGCCGACGGAGAGATCCGTCAACTCTCGACGGAACTCTCCCGTGACGATTCCTGACGGGATTCACATAAACATAATAGAGAGAAGCGGGCCACCAAAGTTGCTGGCGATGATTAAGCCGCTGCAGCCGGATCCTCCGCCCACCGTCGAAATACACACGCCCATTTCCGGCTCTCAGTCGCCGTCCAGAACGAAACATAAGTACAAAGAGGAGGCGAAACCTTCCAGCGAACCTCTGCTCGGACATCGGGAAGAGCGTCAAGCGCGGCGGAAGCTGAACTTGGCTGCGAGCGTCAGTTCGCCCGAATTGTACCGAGAGGTGGAGAGAGATGAGACGATGGTAGCGGATAGAGATAAAACTCGGGTTTTACTCGCAGTGGAGTTGGCGCAACCGGAGTGCCAGTTGCGGCATACGGCGGGACAGTTGGTGTGCGGGGAATGCGCGGGTCTGTGCGAGAACACGCCCTTGTAG